The following proteins are encoded in a genomic region of Rhodanobacteraceae bacterium:
- a CDS encoding choice-of-anchor D domain-containing protein — MPIVLLSLAGGTAHTATNYTFEQHVHAVGQGSRFGDALALSGETLVAVDSDASGNDVYLFVRGSGTWLLQQAIDLPGWTPQPTITANAHARGRVALSGDTLAVGSPGDNIGGLADVGSVRIYQRSGAIWSLQQRIDRPAAPSVTGNFGASVAIEGDRLVVGAPGRTAYGRGAVYHYVRTGNSWSLASSISPPAEFGRSFGQAVALAGDRLVVGIPDVRRAMAYRRVGADWQNEAIFSPTSTDPTIAFGSAVAVTGDYAFVSAPTGPAPDGRAVHVYYRSGGNWGLTQRLGPVGANRFGAGLAVMGTRLAVADPDQLDPVTQRRGRVHVYEQNGLFWAERQTLRYPESPSSALADFGTRLAIDAQELLAFSALAAPGAAGDDGQVVAYRQAAASMQLGSPLAFGAVAVGSTSAARDLTVGNSGTSPLTISAIQAASAPFARVSGGNCGNLLPIVVQPGASCTLRYTFSPAGVGATGQTIAFTSNDPGGPKTASLTGSGVVAQLTITPGDLFVGSTVVGVPTSPAVLTLSNASAASLTVQSIGSPTAPFSSVAGGTCLAPPFALAPGQSCTRRYVYGPTSSGFHSTLFTVSSTASNSPHSVSLSGFADGPGLALSNGASLDFGTVAVATPSVTLTQTLTSTGVTDALVQSIDEPTGPFERVGGDCATPPFALPPDVACTLVYRFTPEALGPAVAIIGVSSNTTPTVAAFELTGTGALPALVIGNHPLDLGGAQPGGQTPVKSATLENVGNLALTIQSIESAGAPFSQVGGSCSAPPFALPPGASCTLDYRFAPAELGDASQQLTLISDAPDSPHPLTLLGKGTLSALSLTPVLQDFGTLAVGQSAGAMVTVSSAGNTALTIQALGVPAAPFGLGSDSCPPAPFVLDAGQSCSLQATFAPTAKGLFEESVAVMHAGDNGPAAIDLRGRGAPAAPSLSPASVNFGIAGVGEPGLQQTVILSNLSPVSLALGTLVLGGGIDYSLQSDQCSGQTLAAGAMCQFVLRFAPAMAGATADLLSVPSDAVGSPATLMMQGTGVIPSIFASGFE; from the coding sequence ATGCCCATCGTCCTGCTGTCCCTCGCGGGTGGCACAGCACACACAGCGACGAACTACACTTTCGAGCAACACGTCCACGCCGTCGGCCAGGGCTCGCGCTTTGGCGACGCACTTGCGCTGTCGGGCGAGACGCTGGTTGCGGTCGATTCCGACGCGAGCGGCAACGACGTCTATCTCTTCGTTCGTGGCAGCGGCACCTGGTTGCTGCAGCAGGCGATCGACCTGCCGGGATGGACACCGCAACCCACGATCACAGCCAATGCGCATGCCCGGGGCCGCGTCGCACTGTCTGGAGACACCCTCGCGGTGGGCTCGCCCGGAGACAACATCGGAGGCCTGGCCGACGTCGGTTCGGTGCGCATTTACCAGCGAAGCGGCGCCATCTGGAGCCTCCAGCAACGCATCGACCGACCGGCCGCACCCAGTGTCACCGGCAACTTCGGCGCGAGCGTGGCGATCGAGGGCGATCGCCTGGTGGTCGGCGCGCCGGGACGCACTGCCTATGGGCGTGGCGCCGTCTACCACTACGTCCGCACTGGAAACAGCTGGTCCCTCGCGTCCTCCATCAGCCCACCGGCGGAGTTCGGCCGGTCCTTCGGGCAGGCGGTGGCACTGGCCGGCGACCGGCTGGTCGTGGGCATTCCCGATGTGCGCCGCGCCATGGCCTATCGCCGGGTAGGCGCGGACTGGCAGAACGAGGCCATTTTCTCCCCCACCTCGACCGATCCCACCATCGCATTCGGCAGCGCAGTTGCGGTGACGGGCGACTACGCCTTCGTGAGTGCACCCACCGGCCCGGCGCCGGACGGGCGGGCGGTGCATGTCTACTACCGTTCGGGCGGCAACTGGGGCCTGACCCAACGTCTGGGGCCGGTTGGCGCCAACCGTTTCGGCGCCGGCCTGGCGGTCATGGGCACGCGTCTGGCGGTGGCGGACCCGGATCAACTGGATCCTGTCACCCAGCGCCGTGGCCGGGTGCACGTCTACGAACAGAACGGCCTGTTCTGGGCTGAGCGACAAACGCTGCGCTATCCCGAGTCGCCGAGCAGTGCGCTGGCCGATTTCGGGACTCGCCTTGCCATCGATGCGCAAGAGTTGCTGGCCTTCAGTGCATTGGCAGCCCCGGGGGCCGCTGGCGACGATGGACAGGTCGTGGCCTACCGCCAGGCAGCAGCCTCGATGCAGTTGGGCAGCCCGCTCGCTTTCGGTGCAGTTGCCGTGGGCAGCACCAGTGCCGCGCGCGACCTCACCGTCGGCAACAGCGGCACCAGCCCGTTGACCATCAGCGCCATCCAGGCTGCTTCTGCACCCTTCGCCCGGGTCAGCGGCGGCAATTGCGGCAACCTGCTGCCGATCGTGGTCCAGCCGGGTGCCTCGTGCACCCTGCGATATACCTTCTCGCCTGCCGGCGTCGGCGCCACCGGACAGACGATCGCCTTCACCAGCAATGACCCAGGCGGCCCCAAGACTGCCTCTCTGACCGGCAGCGGCGTCGTGGCCCAACTGACGATCACACCCGGCGATCTGTTCGTGGGGTCGACGGTTGTCGGCGTGCCCACCAGCCCGGCCGTCCTGACGCTGAGCAATGCCAGCGCGGCAAGCCTGACCGTGCAATCCATCGGATCGCCGACTGCGCCCTTCTCCAGCGTCGCCGGAGGCACCTGCCTCGCGCCCCCGTTTGCCCTGGCGCCGGGCCAATCCTGTACCCGCAGATACGTCTACGGGCCCACCAGCAGCGGGTTCCACAGTACGCTGTTCACCGTCAGCAGCACGGCATCGAACAGTCCGCACAGCGTGTCGCTGTCGGGCTTCGCCGACGGTCCGGGACTGGCCCTCAGCAATGGCGCCTCCCTCGATTTCGGGACAGTCGCGGTGGCGACGCCCTCGGTCACGCTGACCCAGACCCTGACGAGCACGGGGGTGACCGACGCGCTGGTGCAATCCATCGATGAACCTACTGGTCCGTTCGAGCGCGTCGGCGGCGATTGCGCCACTCCGCCTTTCGCCTTGCCGCCAGATGTGGCCTGCACCCTGGTCTATCGGTTCACCCCGGAGGCGCTGGGACCTGCCGTGGCCATCATCGGGGTCTCGAGCAACACGACACCCACGGTCGCCGCGTTCGAACTGACGGGCACCGGCGCCCTGCCGGCACTGGTGATCGGCAACCACCCGCTGGACCTGGGCGGCGCTCAGCCTGGAGGGCAGACGCCGGTGAAATCGGCCACCCTCGAAAACGTCGGCAACCTGGCGCTCACGATCCAGTCCATCGAATCTGCCGGAGCCCCGTTTTCGCAGGTCGGCGGCAGTTGCTCCGCGCCGCCCTTCGCCCTGCCGCCCGGCGCTTCATGCACTCTCGACTATCGCTTTGCCCCCGCCGAGCTCGGTGATGCTTCCCAGCAACTGACCTTGATCAGCGACGCACCAGACTCGCCGCATCCACTGACCCTGCTGGGCAAGGGTACTCTGAGCGCGTTGTCGTTGACGCCAGTCTTGCAGGACTTCGGCACTCTCGCGGTGGGCCAAAGCGCCGGCGCCATGGTGACCGTGAGCAGTGCGGGCAACACAGCGCTCACGATCCAGGCGCTCGGTGTTCCGGCTGCGCCCTTCGGGCTTGGTTCCGACAGCTGCCCGCCCGCACCTTTCGTGCTCGATGCCGGACAGTCATGCAGCCTGCAGGCCACTTTTGCCCCCACGGCCAAGGGACTCTTCGAAGAATCGGTGGCGGTGATGCATGCGGGCGACAACGGTCCCGCGGCCATCGACCTGCGTGGCCGGGGCGCGCCTGCAGCGCCCAGCCTGTCGCCCGCCAGTGTGAACTTCGGAATCGCGGGCGTGGGCGAACCCGGTCTTCAGCAGACCGTGATCCTGAGCAACCTGTCGCCGGTCAGCCTGGCGCTCGGCACGCTGGTGCTCGGCGGCGGAATCGACTATTCGCTGCAATCGGACCAGTGCAGTGGCCAGACCCTTGCGGCGGGCGCCATGTGTCAGTTCGTCCTGCGTTTCGCGCCCGCGATGGCTGGGGCCACGGCCGACCTGCTCTCGGTCCCGAGCGACGCGGTGGGATCACCCGCGACGCTCATGATGCAGGGGACGGGCGTGATTCCGTCGATTTTCGCCAGCGGCTTCGAGTAG
- a CDS encoding elongation factor G, whose protein sequence is MPAYTTSQIRNVALVGHAGAGKTSLFEALLFAGGAITTQGSIERGNTVSDHDPMERERQHSINMSIAPIDHGGIHVNLIDTPGYPDFRGKTLSALAAVETCAIVVNASNGVEYSTARMMEYAKARRLCRLLIVNKMDHEDVDLEMLVEQLRESFGNECLPINLPAKGRSTVVDCFFNPSGEADFGSVADAHQRIIDQVVEINEDVMGHYLEEGEAGLSGQELHDAFEQCLREGHLVPICFGSARTGAGVRELLDLFEKLMPNPSEANPPLFVKGTGADAEPFRTEPDAGKHVVADVFKIINDPFVGKLSVFRIYQGTVRRDTQLFIDDGKKPFKVGHLFKLKGKDHVEIEDAIPGDIAAVAKIEDIHFDAVLHDSHDEDQIHLKPINFPQPMFGLAIEPATRGQEQKLANALTKLAEEDPCFRIEHHKELNETVIRGLGELHLRVILERMKERYGVEVTTRPPRIAYRETISANADGHHRHKKQTGGAGQFGEVFLRVEPLPRGAGFEFVDEVKGGTIPGQFLPAIEKGVRQVLETGAVAGYQLHDVRVIVYDGKHHPVDSKEVAFTTAGKKAFLDAIAKARPLVLEPIVNLDVTVPAEHMGDITGGLSTKRARINGTDSLRGGELIVKAQVPLAEIGDYSNELKAVTAGRGRYTIELSHYEAVPGNVQRQLVDAYKPKQEEE, encoded by the coding sequence ATGCCCGCCTACACCACCAGCCAGATCCGCAATGTCGCCCTCGTGGGCCACGCCGGCGCCGGCAAGACTTCGCTGTTCGAAGCCCTGCTGTTTGCCGGCGGCGCGATCACCACGCAGGGCTCGATAGAACGCGGCAACACGGTCTCCGACCACGACCCGATGGAGCGCGAACGCCAGCATTCGATCAACATGTCGATCGCCCCCATCGATCATGGCGGCATCCACGTCAATCTCATCGACACCCCGGGGTATCCGGATTTCCGCGGCAAGACGCTGTCGGCGCTGGCCGCGGTGGAGACGTGCGCGATCGTGGTCAATGCCAGCAACGGCGTCGAGTACTCGACCGCGCGCATGATGGAGTACGCCAAGGCGCGCCGGTTGTGCCGATTGCTGATCGTCAACAAGATGGACCATGAGGACGTCGACCTGGAGATGCTGGTCGAGCAGCTGCGCGAGTCCTTCGGCAACGAATGCCTGCCGATCAACCTGCCCGCCAAGGGCCGCTCCACGGTGGTCGACTGCTTCTTCAACCCCAGTGGCGAGGCCGACTTCGGCAGTGTCGCCGACGCGCACCAGCGGATCATCGATCAGGTGGTCGAGATCAATGAAGACGTGATGGGCCACTACCTCGAGGAAGGCGAGGCCGGGCTGTCCGGGCAGGAACTGCACGATGCCTTCGAGCAATGCCTGCGCGAGGGCCACCTGGTGCCGATCTGCTTTGGCTCCGCGCGCACCGGCGCCGGGGTCAGGGAACTGCTCGATTTGTTCGAGAAGCTGATGCCCAACCCGTCCGAGGCCAACCCACCGCTGTTCGTCAAGGGTACCGGCGCCGATGCCGAGCCTTTCCGCACCGAGCCGGATGCCGGCAAGCACGTGGTCGCCGATGTGTTCAAGATCATCAACGATCCCTTCGTCGGCAAGCTCTCGGTGTTCCGCATCTACCAGGGCACGGTGCGCCGCGATACCCAGCTGTTCATCGACGACGGCAAGAAGCCGTTCAAGGTCGGCCACCTGTTCAAGCTCAAGGGCAAGGACCACGTCGAGATCGAGGACGCGATCCCGGGCGACATCGCGGCGGTCGCGAAGATCGAGGACATCCACTTCGACGCGGTGCTGCACGACAGCCACGACGAGGACCAGATCCACCTAAAACCGATCAACTTCCCGCAGCCGATGTTCGGCCTGGCCATCGAACCGGCCACCCGAGGACAGGAGCAGAAGCTGGCCAACGCGCTGACCAAGCTGGCCGAGGAAGATCCTTGCTTCCGCATCGAGCACCACAAGGAACTCAACGAGACCGTGATCCGCGGCCTCGGCGAGCTGCACCTGCGCGTGATCCTGGAGCGCATGAAGGAGCGCTACGGCGTGGAGGTGACCACCCGGCCGCCGCGCATCGCCTACCGCGAAACCATCTCCGCCAATGCCGATGGCCACCACCGCCACAAGAAGCAGACCGGCGGCGCCGGCCAGTTCGGCGAGGTCTTCCTGCGGGTCGAGCCGCTGCCACGCGGCGCCGGCTTCGAGTTCGTCGACGAGGTCAAGGGCGGCACCATTCCCGGCCAGTTCCTGCCGGCCATCGAGAAGGGCGTGCGCCAGGTACTGGAGACCGGCGCGGTGGCGGGCTACCAGCTGCACGATGTGCGCGTGATCGTCTACGACGGCAAACACCACCCGGTGGATTCCAAGGAAGTGGCGTTCACCACCGCCGGCAAGAAGGCCTTCCTCGACGCCATCGCCAAAGCCCGCCCGCTGGTGCTGGAACCGATCGTCAACCTCGACGTGACGGTGCCCGCCGAGCACATGGGCGACATCACCGGAGGCCTCTCGACCAAGCGCGCGCGCATCAATGGCACAGATTCATTGCGCGGCGGCGAGCTGATCGTCAAGGCCCAGGTGCCGCTGGCCGAGATCGGCGATTACAGCAACGAACTGAAGGCCGTCACCGCCGGCCGCGGCCGCTACACCATCGAACTCAGCCACTACGAAGCCGTCCCCGGCAATGTTCAGCGGCAACTGGTGGACGCGTACAAGCCGAAGCAAGAGGAAGAGTAA
- a CDS encoding RNA methyltransferase, with product MTAATPLPQVRIVLCDTLEPANIGAVARAMKTMGLGDLRLVRPQQYPHGSAYRLAVSAGDLLDRAQTTADLGAAIVGCAAVYGVSARQRRIPLRRVWPREAAREVLAVAGEVALVFGGEEAGLGNDDLGLCGARIEIPSDPGCRSLNLAAAVQLVCYELRLAALDARRPAVVEYAPTEAFEQMLAALDETLLQAGWYANKNRTLALAKLQRLLQRARPDRGEVQLLRGAIERLRRP from the coding sequence ATGACCGCGGCGACCCCGCTGCCGCAGGTGCGCATCGTGCTGTGCGACACGCTGGAGCCGGCCAACATCGGCGCGGTCGCGCGGGCCATGAAGACCATGGGCCTTGGGGATCTGCGCCTGGTGCGGCCGCAACAGTATCCGCATGGCAGCGCCTACCGCCTCGCGGTCAGCGCTGGCGACCTGCTCGATCGCGCGCAGACCACGGCTGACCTCGGCGCCGCCATCGTTGGCTGCGCCGCGGTCTACGGCGTCAGCGCGCGCCAGCGGCGCATCCCGCTGCGCCGGGTGTGGCCGCGCGAGGCGGCGCGCGAGGTGCTGGCCGTCGCGGGCGAGGTCGCGTTGGTGTTCGGCGGCGAGGAAGCGGGCCTGGGCAATGACGACCTGGGCCTGTGCGGTGCGCGCATCGAAATCCCGAGCGACCCCGGCTGCCGTTCGCTGAACCTGGCTGCCGCGGTGCAGCTGGTCTGCTATGAGCTGCGCCTGGCCGCGCTGGATGCGCGTCGCCCGGCGGTGGTCGAATACGCACCGACCGAGGCCTTCGAACAGATGCTCGCGGCGCTCGACGAGACTCTGCTGCAAGCCGGCTGGTATGCCAACAAGAACCGCACGCTCGCGCTCGCGAAACTGCAACGCCTGCTGCAGCGCGCGCGCCCGGACCGCGGCGAGGTGCAACTGCTGCGCGGCGCCATCGAGCGCCTACGCCGGCCCTGA
- a CDS encoding VOC family protein yields the protein MQRVTGIGGIFIKARDPERMKDWYRKHLGIDIQEWGGTSFRWHTPERPEPEGMTVWSIFPPDTRYFDPSPAPFMVNYRVDDLHAVLAALRAEGCRVDDKVDESEFGKFGWVMDPEDNRIELWQPPERTPG from the coding sequence ATGCAACGCGTCACCGGCATCGGCGGCATCTTCATCAAGGCACGCGATCCAGAGCGGATGAAGGACTGGTATCGCAAGCACCTGGGCATCGACATCCAGGAATGGGGCGGCACGAGTTTCCGCTGGCACACGCCCGAGCGCCCAGAACCGGAGGGCATGACGGTGTGGAGCATCTTCCCGCCGGACACGCGGTACTTCGACCCGAGCCCCGCGCCCTTCATGGTCAACTACCGGGTGGATGACCTGCACGCGGTGCTGGCCGCGCTGCGGGCGGAGGGCTGCCGGGTGGACGACAAGGTCGATGAATCCGAGTTCGGCAAGTTCGGCTGGGTGATGGACCCGGAGGACAACCGCATCGAGCTGTGGCAGCCGCCGGAGCGCACGCCCGGATGA
- a CDS encoding DUF4440 domain-containing protein, giving the protein MRLAAFLALALSGTPLLAQQAPPPPTPMTAAECEVWSRERSFAASVEAHDPDAFRAHIHPEAAFIESDTQVARGRDTIAKNWAGILAGEDIVLRWHPGQVTIAGDGNIAISRGPYWILNPKLDKEPRYLIGSFSSVWVKGADNRWLVLFDGGGGNQPQPGTEADVAQVKAGLRATCP; this is encoded by the coding sequence ATGCGCCTCGCCGCTTTCCTCGCACTCGCTCTCTCCGGTACTCCGCTGCTCGCCCAGCAGGCGCCGCCCCCACCGACTCCGATGACGGCCGCCGAGTGCGAGGTATGGTCGCGCGAGCGCAGCTTCGCGGCCAGCGTGGAAGCGCACGATCCGGACGCCTTCCGCGCGCACATCCATCCCGAGGCGGCGTTCATCGAGAGCGACACCCAGGTGGCACGCGGGCGCGACACCATCGCGAAGAACTGGGCCGGCATCCTGGCGGGCGAGGACATCGTGCTGCGCTGGCACCCGGGCCAGGTCACCATCGCCGGCGACGGCAACATCGCGATCTCGCGTGGGCCCTACTGGATCCTGAATCCCAAGCTCGACAAGGAACCGCGCTACCTGATCGGCAGTTTCTCCTCGGTCTGGGTCAAGGGCGCCGACAACCGCTGGCTGGTGCTGTTCGACGGCGGCGGCGGCAACCAGCCGCAGCCCGGCACCGAAGCCGACGTGGCCCAGGTCAAGGCGGGGTTGAGGGCGACTTGCCCTTGA
- a CDS encoding nuclease codes for MQPLLTRLTATLDDQVLSTEEKHALQAHLRERPLRPDQLRQLRNHAFDLVMERVRGLESGVAMPALVKWLADMVKLLDQSLQQEPVETEVWFSPGDQCRDAVISHLDGARRRADICVFTIADDEITDAILAAHRRRVQLRVISDDDKRHDSGSDIERLRSAGVAIALDDTAAHMHHKFALFDGRWLLNGSFNWTRSASSANEENLVATNDPEQLRHFGDQFDALWARFAG; via the coding sequence ATGCAACCCCTCCTCACCCGCCTCACCGCCACCCTGGACGACCAGGTCCTGAGCACCGAGGAAAAGCACGCGCTGCAGGCGCATCTGCGTGAGCGGCCGCTGCGGCCGGACCAGCTGCGCCAGTTGCGCAACCACGCCTTCGACCTGGTGATGGAGCGGGTACGCGGGCTGGAGAGTGGGGTTGCGATGCCGGCGCTGGTGAAGTGGCTGGCGGACATGGTCAAACTGCTCGACCAGTCGCTGCAGCAGGAGCCGGTCGAGACCGAGGTCTGGTTCAGTCCCGGCGACCAGTGCCGCGACGCGGTGATCAGTCATCTCGATGGTGCCCGGCGGCGCGCCGACATCTGCGTGTTCACCATCGCCGATGACGAGATCACCGATGCGATCCTCGCCGCGCACCGCCGCCGGGTGCAGCTGCGGGTGATCAGCGACGACGACAAGCGGCACGATTCCGGCAGCGACATCGAACGCCTGCGCAGCGCCGGCGTGGCGATCGCGCTCGACGACACCGCGGCGCACATGCACCACAAGTTCGCGCTGTTCGACGGCCGCTGGCTGCTCAACGGCAGCTTCAACTGGACCCGTAGCGCGAGCAGCGCAAACGAGGAGAACCTGGTCGCTACCAATGATCCGGAGCAGCTGCGCCATTTTGGTGACCAGTTCGACGCGCTGTGGGCGAGGTTCGCCGGATAG
- a CDS encoding CSLREA domain-containing protein, with protein sequence MNGGARTRRLLPLLAFAFCLAPAALPAATFIVTSSADTSGSTCGSTCTLRQAINAANATPAADTINFAIQVPIRGEILIQPANSLPNITAPLTINGYSQGGTRINDDAVISNAVLRIRLDGVNAGANSVGLAVCAADVSIRGLSITQFVRGIAVGFNSASSFCTASNTSVHGNFIGLTTPGNSAPGNTTGVIARAPLALGSSAAADRNVIAGSGAGVILNSTGANGSSIDGNLFGTGRDGSGDFGGSDAIGIVDTTGITLGNLASNRIRHYTRGVSISNSARGIVLAGVEIGQSDTLGIDLGGNGVTPNDVNDLDTGPNDLQNFPVITAAQRVPTGVSLSGTLDVGHPGSIGYQIRSYASSACHPGGNGDGERFLGVQTRNFSSTSENFTYTQVTSDTLPAGTVITLTASRSAVGTSEFSACFPLDPPPLVVNTTDDVADGSCNAAHCSLRDAIIDSNNFTGTGLRSIHFAVPPLAGGSEILIQPTSSLPAVNRGVTIDGYTQPGSVANSDPEASNAVLRIRIDGVNAGTNSTAFNLCNSAIEVRGLSLTRFTNAFNGCGGADSRIAGNFIGLATDGATAAGNTRGINSSGVRLQIGGEAPADRNVIASNTTAISLSGVNVLESQVLGNLIGSDRSGTLARPNGSGLLMSGGATAVVVGSEAAPNQFRFNSAHIQLLSSAGLGNVLAANSFRGSNLIPIDLGLDGQTPNDPGDGDTGPNGLQNFPLLTLAERTDSGLRVVGSFDSPAVGFETSSVSLYASDNCLPGGHGPGEHYLGSFSLVGNSFDRTLISDVDLVQFEQITSTVTRADGTSEMGPCIAANDPPPGIAVDSAQDSAVTDGGCTQAATAIPVPCEKRSNWRTPRPAPTPSASRSLAMDRT encoded by the coding sequence ATGAACGGCGGCGCCCGCACCCGCCGTCTGCTGCCACTGCTGGCCTTCGCCTTCTGCCTGGCGCCTGCGGCGCTGCCTGCGGCCACCTTCATCGTGACCAGCAGCGCGGACACTTCCGGCAGCACTTGCGGCAGTACCTGCACCCTGCGCCAGGCGATCAACGCCGCGAACGCGACGCCGGCGGCGGATACCATCAACTTCGCGATCCAGGTCCCGATCCGTGGCGAAATCCTGATCCAGCCGGCCAACTCGCTGCCGAACATCACGGCGCCGCTGACGATCAACGGCTATTCGCAGGGAGGTACCCGGATCAACGACGACGCCGTGATCAGCAACGCGGTGCTGCGCATCCGTTTGGACGGCGTGAATGCCGGGGCCAACTCGGTGGGCCTGGCGGTTTGCGCAGCTGATGTCAGCATCCGCGGGCTGTCGATCACGCAATTCGTGCGCGGGATTGCCGTCGGGTTCAACAGCGCCAGTTCCTTCTGCACCGCGAGCAATACTTCCGTGCATGGCAACTTCATTGGACTGACCACGCCCGGCAACAGCGCGCCCGGCAACACCACCGGTGTGATCGCACGCGCGCCGCTGGCGCTCGGCAGCAGCGCCGCCGCCGACCGCAATGTAATCGCCGGCTCCGGCGCGGGGGTCATCCTCAACAGCACCGGCGCAAATGGCTCGAGCATCGATGGAAACCTGTTCGGCACCGGCCGCGACGGCAGCGGCGACTTCGGCGGTTCGGATGCGATCGGCATCGTCGACACCACCGGAATCACCCTCGGCAACCTCGCGAGCAACCGCATCCGCCACTACACGCGCGGCGTCTCGATCTCCAACAGCGCGCGCGGGATCGTGCTGGCCGGCGTCGAGATTGGCCAGAGCGACACGCTGGGCATCGATCTGGGCGGCAACGGCGTGACGCCCAACGACGTCAACGATCTCGACACGGGTCCAAACGATTTGCAGAACTTTCCGGTGATCACCGCCGCGCAACGCGTACCGACCGGCGTGTCGCTCTCGGGCACGCTGGATGTCGGCCATCCCGGATCGATCGGCTACCAGATCCGCAGCTATGCCAGCAGCGCCTGCCACCCGGGCGGAAACGGCGATGGCGAGCGCTTTCTTGGCGTGCAGACGCGCAACTTCTCCTCGACCTCCGAGAACTTCACCTATACCCAGGTCACCAGCGACACCTTGCCCGCCGGCACGGTGATCACGCTGACCGCCTCCCGCAGCGCTGTCGGCACCAGCGAGTTCTCCGCCTGTTTCCCGCTCGATCCGCCGCCGCTGGTCGTCAACACCACCGACGATGTCGCCGACGGCAGCTGCAATGCCGCCCACTGCTCGCTGCGTGACGCGATCATCGACTCCAACAATTTCACTGGCACCGGCCTGCGCAGCATCCATTTCGCGGTACCGCCGCTGGCCGGCGGCAGCGAGATCCTGATCCAGCCGACTTCGTCGTTGCCCGCGGTGAACCGCGGCGTCACCATCGACGGCTACACCCAGCCCGGCAGCGTTGCCAACAGCGATCCGGAGGCGAGCAATGCCGTGTTGCGCATTCGCATCGACGGCGTCAATGCGGGCACCAACTCGACGGCCTTCAACCTGTGCAACAGCGCGATCGAAGTGCGCGGGCTGTCGTTGACGCGATTCACGAATGCCTTCAACGGCTGCGGCGGCGCCGACAGCCGCATCGCCGGCAACTTCATCGGCCTGGCCACCGACGGCGCGACCGCTGCTGGCAACACCCGCGGCATCAACAGTTCCGGGGTGCGCCTGCAGATCGGCGGCGAGGCGCCTGCTGACCGGAACGTGATCGCTTCGAACACCACGGCGATCAGCCTGTCCGGGGTCAATGTGCTTGAGAGCCAGGTGCTCGGCAACCTGATCGGCAGCGACCGCAGCGGCACCTTGGCGCGCCCCAACGGCAGCGGCCTGCTGATGAGCGGCGGTGCCACGGCCGTGGTCGTCGGCAGCGAGGCCGCACCCAACCAGTTCCGCTTCAACTCCGCCCACATTCAGTTGCTCTCCAGCGCGGGCTTGGGCAATGTGCTCGCCGCGAACAGCTTCCGCGGCAGCAACCTGATTCCGATCGACCTTGGCCTCGACGGCCAGACGCCGAACGATCCCGGCGACGGCGACACCGGCCCGAACGGGCTACAGAACTTCCCGCTGCTGACGCTCGCCGAGCGAACCGACAGCGGCCTGCGCGTAGTCGGCAGCTTCGACTCGCCGGCAGTGGGCTTCGAAACCTCCTCGGTTTCGCTGTACGCGTCCGACAACTGCCTGCCCGGCGGACACGGGCCCGGCGAGCACTACCTCGGCAGCTTCTCCCTGGTCGGCAACAGCTTCGATCGGACGCTGATCAGCGATGTTGACCTGGTTCAGTTCGAGCAGATCACGTCTACGGTCACGCGCGCCGACGGCACCAGCGAGATGGGTCCATGCATCGCCGCAAACGATCCGCCGCCCGGGATCGCGGTCGACAGCGCGCAGGACAGCGCGGTTACCGACGGCGGCTGCACCCAGGCGGCGACAGCAATACCTGTACCCTGCGAGAAGCGATCCAACTGGCGAACGCCCAGGCCGGCGCCGACACCATCCGCTTCGCGATCCCTGGCGATGGACCGCACCTGA